A window of Anaerohalosphaeraceae bacterium contains these coding sequences:
- the dapA gene encoding 4-hydroxy-tetrahydrodipicolinate synthase, with the protein MFSGSMVALITPFQDGQVDFETLEELVEFHLENGTDGIVPVGTTGESPTLSYDEHKKVIEWVVKTVGGRVPVIAGTGSNSTAEAIELTAFARKVGADASLQVCPYYNKPTQEGFYQHFKAIAEEVDIPLVLYNIPGRCGGTGLTPQTVARLAEIENIVAIKEATGSLDMTSEILSLCNITVLSGDDSLTLPICSVGGKGVISVIANIVPADVKAMTDLILEGDFVSARKWHRKLFPLAKAMLGLASNPIPIKAAMAMLNLAPEELRLPLTPLNDAQKAQLREVLVQYGILS; encoded by the coding sequence ATGTTCAGCGGAAGCATGGTAGCGCTTATTACCCCCTTTCAGGACGGGCAGGTCGATTTTGAAACCCTCGAAGAACTGGTGGAGTTTCATCTGGAAAACGGCACAGACGGCATCGTGCCGGTCGGGACAACGGGAGAGTCCCCCACCCTCAGCTATGATGAACACAAAAAAGTCATCGAATGGGTTGTCAAAACCGTCGGCGGACGAGTCCCTGTGATTGCCGGCACGGGCTCCAACAGCACGGCAGAGGCCATTGAACTGACCGCTTTTGCCCGGAAAGTCGGCGCCGATGCCTCGCTTCAGGTCTGCCCCTATTACAACAAACCCACGCAAGAGGGGTTCTATCAGCACTTCAAGGCCATCGCAGAAGAAGTGGATATCCCGCTGGTTCTGTACAATATTCCCGGCCGATGCGGCGGGACAGGTCTGACGCCTCAAACCGTCGCCCGTCTGGCTGAAATCGAAAACATCGTCGCCATCAAGGAAGCCACCGGCTCTCTGGATATGACCAGCGAGATTCTCTCCCTGTGCAATATCACCGTGCTGTCCGGAGATGACTCCCTGACCCTTCCCATCTGCTCGGTCGGCGGCAAAGGCGTTATCAGTGTGATAGCCAATATTGTTCCGGCCGATGTGAAAGCCATGACCGACCTGATTCTGGAAGGCGACTTTGTTTCCGCCCGCAAATGGCACCGAAAACTCTTCCCGCTGGCAAAGGCCATGCTCGGACTGGCCTCGAATCCGATTCCCATCAAAGCAGCAATGGCCATGCTGAACCTGGCACCGGAAGAGCTGCGTCTGCCGCTGACGCCGCTGAACGACGCTCAGAAAGCGCAGCTCCGCGAAGTCCTCGTCCAATACGGCATCCTCTCCTGA
- a CDS encoding pyridoxine 5'-phosphate synthase: protein MALLNVNIDHVATIRQARRTDEPDPVWAAVQCELAGANGITVHLRQDRRHINDRDVRLLKETVACKFNLEMSIAEPIVRIAEQVVPDQVTLVPENRAELTTEGGLDCIRWQKQIQKVVKRMHKKGILVSAFILPEENQITAAAEAGCDAVELHTGLYANAKTDPAIEQTLNQLRDGRDIAFAAGLVVHAGHGLTYRNIRPIARIEGLCELNIGHSIISRAVLVGLRQATEEMIRLIQNK, encoded by the coding sequence ATGGCTTTATTAAACGTAAATATCGACCACGTCGCCACGATTCGTCAGGCCCGAAGAACCGACGAGCCGGACCCTGTTTGGGCAGCCGTCCAATGCGAGCTGGCTGGTGCCAACGGCATTACGGTTCACCTTCGTCAGGACCGCAGACACATCAACGACCGGGACGTCCGACTGCTGAAGGAAACCGTCGCCTGCAAGTTTAATCTCGAGATGTCCATCGCAGAGCCGATTGTCCGGATTGCCGAACAGGTCGTTCCGGACCAGGTCACTCTCGTGCCGGAGAATCGGGCCGAGCTGACGACGGAAGGGGGGCTCGACTGCATACGCTGGCAAAAACAGATTCAAAAAGTCGTAAAAAGAATGCATAAAAAAGGCATTCTTGTCAGCGCTTTTATTCTGCCGGAAGAAAACCAGATAACGGCCGCCGCCGAAGCCGGCTGTGACGCCGTGGAACTGCATACGGGCCTCTACGCCAATGCCAAAACCGATCCAGCCATTGAGCAAACCCTCAATCAGCTGCGGGACGGACGGGATATTGCCTTTGCCGCCGGACTGGTTGTCCACGCCGGACACGGGTTAACCTACCGCAACATTCGGCCCATTGCCCGGATTGAAGGCCTCTGTGAACTGAATATCGGACACAGCATTATCTCGCGGGCGGTGCTGGTCGGCCTGCGGCAGGCAACAGAAGAAATGATTCGACTTATCCAGAACAAATAA
- the fliS gene encoding flagellar export chaperone FliS, whose product MNGFNVYQETAISTQSRGRLIVMLYDGAIKFLRQALEDLRRGDMAAKGRHIGKAQDILFELNTVLDMEKGGQIAQNLRALYNFMQRHLTQANIRKDAKMIEEVISLLEELNQSWRAIC is encoded by the coding sequence ATGAACGGATTCAATGTCTATCAGGAAACCGCCATCAGCACCCAAAGCCGCGGGCGTTTGATTGTGATGCTTTACGACGGAGCAATTAAGTTTCTCCGTCAGGCCCTGGAGGACTTGCGGCGGGGAGATATGGCAGCCAAAGGAAGGCACATCGGCAAAGCCCAGGATATTCTGTTTGAGCTGAACACCGTGCTGGATATGGAAAAGGGCGGTCAAATTGCTCAGAATCTTCGAGCCCTTTACAATTTTATGCAGCGTCATCTGACGCAGGCCAACATCCGAAAAGACGCGAAAATGATCGAAGAAGTGATTTCACTTCTGGAGGAGCTCAATCAGAGTTGGCGGGCTATCTGCTGA
- a CDS encoding flagellin: MLSIKSNIMAENAARQLGMSYDSLARSIERLSSGQRINSAKDDAAGLAVRELMRADIAVIKQGSRNAQDAISMLQVMEGAMATIDNALIRMKELAEQAATGSYSEQQRNIMNNEFQQMMREIDRIAQTANFNSINMLNNSAAIRIHFGENSYIDVNSVDVQTSALFGSSAVSIAGTTGSSAEAALSLVTAAIEMKDSARAYLGYMINRLESTNEVLNIQAENMMASESRISDVDVATEMAALTRKQVLAQAGVAMLAQANSMPQMALNLLR; the protein is encoded by the coding sequence ATGCTGTCAATCAAAAGTAACATTATGGCGGAAAATGCCGCCCGCCAGCTTGGCATGAGCTATGATTCGTTGGCGCGGTCGATTGAGCGGTTGTCGTCCGGCCAGCGCATTAACAGTGCCAAGGATGATGCGGCAGGTTTGGCGGTCCGTGAGTTGATGCGGGCCGACATTGCGGTGATCAAGCAGGGCTCTCGAAATGCGCAGGACGCCATCAGTATGCTCCAGGTGATGGAAGGTGCGATGGCGACCATTGACAATGCGCTGATTCGAATGAAAGAGCTGGCCGAACAGGCGGCTACGGGCTCGTATTCAGAACAGCAGCGGAACATTATGAACAACGAGTTCCAGCAGATGATGCGGGAAATTGACCGAATTGCCCAAACGGCCAATTTCAACAGCATCAACATGCTGAACAATTCCGCCGCTATTCGGATTCATTTCGGTGAAAATTCCTACATTGATGTCAATTCAGTGGATGTGCAGACGTCCGCTCTGTTCGGAAGTTCCGCTGTGTCGATTGCCGGAACAACCGGAAGCAGTGCAGAAGCAGCGTTGAGTCTGGTCACCGCGGCGATTGAGATGAAAGACAGTGCCCGCGCTTATCTGGGCTATATGATCAACCGCCTGGAAAGCACGAACGAAGTGCTCAACATTCAGGCCGAAAACATGATGGCGTCCGAGTCCCGTATTTCGGATGTCGATGTGGCGACGGAGATGGCGGCCCTGACTCGCAAGCAGGTGCTGGCGCAGGCCGGCGTGGCGATGCTGGCTCAGGCCAATTCTATGCCTCAGATGGCGCTGAATCTGCTTCGGTAA
- a CDS encoding sigma-70 family RNA polymerase sigma factor encodes MQKRRDTNPTQDNARREDRFQTAETAFSAFEQIVRDYTAPLMRFIYSRVRCPADAEDICQETFLKAYRSRNSFDGQSSLKTWLFSIAYHETVSFLRKKKLPTTGTFGLLSAKIPLSEPENRDEENIWHWARELPAEQYTLLWLKYKEELSTEQIARILRKSRLNTRVMLHRARRRLAELLQRKLHSRMEPFPGSVPKRLACKSGASHVLPHH; translated from the coding sequence ATGCAGAAACGCCGAGACACTAATCCGACACAGGACAACGCCCGCCGAGAGGACCGTTTCCAAACTGCCGAAACGGCCTTCTCGGCCTTTGAACAGATTGTCCGGGATTACACTGCCCCGCTGATGCGGTTTATTTACAGCCGCGTGCGGTGTCCGGCCGATGCAGAAGACATTTGTCAGGAAACATTTCTGAAGGCCTATCGTTCGCGGAATTCTTTCGATGGGCAAAGTTCGCTGAAAACCTGGCTGTTTTCCATCGCCTATCACGAAACCGTCTCGTTTCTTCGAAAAAAGAAACTCCCGACCACCGGCACTTTCGGTCTGCTGTCTGCGAAAATCCCCCTTTCGGAACCCGAAAACCGGGACGAAGAAAACATCTGGCACTGGGCCCGGGAACTGCCCGCCGAACAGTACACCCTCCTGTGGCTGAAGTACAAAGAAGAACTCTCCACAGAGCAAATCGCTCGAATCCTCCGCAAAAGCCGGCTGAATACCCGCGTCATGCTGCATCGGGCCAGACGCCGACTGGCCGAACTCCTGCAGCGAAAACTCCACAGCCGTATGGAACCCTTCCCTGGTTCCGTTCCCAAACGTCTTGCCTGCAAATCAGGAGCAAGCCATGTTCTGCCGCATCATTAA
- a CDS encoding bifunctional 3,4-dihydroxy-2-butanone-4-phosphate synthase/GTP cyclohydrolase II, whose protein sequence is MAIFSEIPEILDELRQGRMIVLVDDEDRENEGDLVCAAELVTPEIINFMATHGRGLICLPMDEEYCDRLGLHPQCTENTARLGTAFTVSIDAREGITTGISAADRARTIQVAVSPNAKAADLARPGHVFPLRARKGGVLVRAGQTEGAVDLMRLAGLRPAGVICEILNDDGTMARVPDLEEYCRKHSLKMTTVAKVIEYRLQREQQVRRIQQVRLPTDYGEFTLIGYESPGSTEPHLALCKGGVGDLDEQGRVIEHPEPVLIRVHSECMTGDLFHSQRCECGYQLVEAMKRIQAEGKGALIYLRQEGRGIGLANKLHAYKLQEQGLDTVEANLKLGFLPDKRDYGIGAQICRDLGLRNVRILTNNPKKISRLEVYGIHIVEQIPLQAKPGEHNRKYLQTKKIRLGHLLREDIHE, encoded by the coding sequence ATGGCGATTTTCAGTGAAATACCGGAAATTCTGGATGAGCTTCGGCAGGGACGAATGATTGTCCTGGTAGATGATGAAGACCGGGAGAATGAGGGGGATTTGGTGTGTGCTGCCGAATTGGTGACTCCGGAAATTATTAATTTTATGGCCACACACGGACGGGGACTGATTTGTCTGCCGATGGATGAAGAATACTGTGATCGGCTGGGACTTCATCCGCAGTGTACGGAAAACACGGCTCGTCTGGGGACGGCTTTTACCGTCAGCATTGATGCTCGGGAGGGCATCACAACGGGCATCAGTGCGGCGGATCGTGCCAGGACGATCCAGGTTGCCGTATCCCCTAACGCCAAGGCGGCTGATTTGGCGCGTCCGGGGCATGTGTTTCCTCTTCGCGCCCGAAAGGGGGGGGTGCTTGTGCGGGCCGGTCAGACCGAAGGAGCGGTGGACCTGATGCGTTTGGCGGGCTTGAGGCCGGCGGGCGTTATCTGTGAGATTTTGAATGATGACGGGACCATGGCTCGCGTGCCCGATTTGGAGGAGTACTGCAGGAAGCATTCTCTGAAGATGACAACAGTGGCCAAAGTGATTGAGTACCGTCTTCAGCGGGAACAGCAGGTCCGCCGCATTCAGCAGGTTCGACTGCCGACGGATTACGGCGAATTTACCCTTATCGGGTATGAAAGTCCCGGTTCTACGGAACCGCATCTGGCCCTCTGCAAAGGGGGCGTGGGGGATTTGGATGAACAGGGAAGGGTCATTGAGCATCCGGAGCCGGTTCTGATTCGGGTGCATTCGGAGTGCATGACGGGGGATTTGTTTCATTCACAGCGATGCGAGTGCGGCTATCAGCTGGTGGAGGCGATGAAGCGGATTCAGGCTGAAGGGAAAGGGGCCTTGATTTATTTGCGTCAGGAAGGGCGGGGAATCGGCCTGGCCAACAAACTTCATGCGTATAAGCTTCAGGAGCAGGGATTGGATACGGTGGAAGCCAATCTGAAACTGGGCTTTCTGCCGGATAAGCGGGATTATGGGATTGGAGCTCAAATCTGCCGTGATTTGGGGCTTCGAAACGTTCGGATTCTGACCAACAATCCCAAGAAAATCAGCCGGCTGGAGGTGTATGGAATTCATATTGTGGAGCAGATTCCTCTTCAGGCCAAGCCGGGTGAACATAATCGAAAATATCTCCAAACGAAAAAAATCCGTCTCGGACATCTTCTTCGTGAAGATATTCATGAATAA
- a CDS encoding phospholipase D-like domain-containing protein codes for MTDILHAFWAWLLTNIVAIAGFLLGVLLVAYILLQKRSFSGTIAWLLAVILIPYIGVPLYLIFGGRKIRREADKKGELGLIQQKGEERDLGPIERLLRSYGHPPAEGGHNLVLCRTGEETYLELMKMLHSAQESIYLATFIFRKDKRGIEVLEVLSEKARAGVRVCLLLDGVGCLHTRGRFLRPLVESGGQYAHFMPVFHRPFRGRANLRNHRKIVVVDEKKVLSGGTNIGREYMGPVPYEGRWRDLAFTLEGPAVRHYTQVFRYDWYFASGQQLPEIRPERLADKGTGQAVVQVVPSGPDVPNDALYDAILTAVYAAQERFWVVTPYFVPDDSLTQALVLAARRGIDVRIILPRRSNHLLADWGRGIPLREIQQAGGKVLFFTPGMLHAKVVLMDRQMAILGSANIDYRSLLINYEIAMCVYSPAEIEAVETWIRMLFGGCQQGIAKAGLGRHLCESIVRTLTPLL; via the coding sequence ATGACAGACATCCTGCATGCCTTTTGGGCCTGGCTTCTGACCAATATCGTTGCCATCGCCGGCTTTCTGCTGGGCGTATTGCTGGTGGCGTATATCCTTCTGCAGAAGCGGTCTTTTTCCGGAACGATAGCGTGGCTTTTGGCGGTGATTCTGATTCCGTATATTGGTGTTCCGCTTTATCTGATATTCGGAGGCCGAAAAATCCGCAGGGAGGCCGACAAGAAGGGCGAGCTGGGGCTGATTCAGCAGAAGGGCGAAGAGCGGGATTTGGGGCCGATTGAGCGGCTGCTCCGTTCCTATGGGCATCCGCCCGCCGAAGGTGGGCATAATCTGGTGCTGTGCCGAACGGGAGAAGAGACCTATCTGGAATTGATGAAGATGCTGCATTCCGCCCAGGAATCCATCTATTTGGCCACCTTTATTTTCCGAAAGGACAAGCGCGGAATTGAGGTGCTGGAGGTTCTTTCCGAAAAGGCCCGAGCGGGTGTGCGGGTGTGTCTGCTTCTGGACGGGGTGGGATGTCTTCATACGCGGGGACGATTTCTCCGCCCTCTTGTTGAATCGGGCGGTCAGTATGCTCATTTCATGCCGGTCTTTCATCGTCCGTTTCGCGGACGGGCGAACCTCCGCAATCACCGAAAAATCGTTGTCGTGGACGAAAAGAAGGTTTTGTCGGGGGGGACGAATATCGGCCGGGAATATATGGGGCCGGTGCCGTATGAGGGGCGGTGGCGGGATTTGGCGTTTACCCTCGAAGGACCGGCCGTGCGGCATTATACGCAGGTTTTCCGATACGACTGGTATTTTGCCAGCGGTCAGCAGCTCCCGGAAATCCGCCCGGAGCGATTGGCCGATAAGGGAACTGGACAGGCGGTCGTGCAAGTGGTTCCGAGCGGGCCGGATGTGCCGAATGATGCGCTGTATGATGCGATTCTGACGGCGGTTTATGCGGCGCAGGAGCGGTTTTGGGTGGTCACGCCGTATTTCGTGCCGGATGACTCCCTCACGCAGGCCTTGGTGCTGGCCGCACGGCGGGGCATTGATGTGCGGATTATTCTGCCTCGCCGCTCCAATCATCTCCTGGCGGACTGGGGACGCGGGATTCCGCTTCGGGAGATTCAGCAGGCGGGGGGAAAGGTCCTTTTCTTTACGCCGGGGATGCTGCACGCTAAGGTGGTGCTGATGGACCGTCAGATGGCCATCCTCGGGTCGGCAAATATCGACTACCGAAGTCTGCTGATTAATTATGAGATTGCGATGTGTGTGTACAGTCCGGCGGAGATTGAGGCGGTTGAAACCTGGATTCGGATGCTGTTCGGGGGCTGTCAGCAAGGAATCGCCAAGGCCGGCCTGGGGCGTCATTTGTGCGAGAGCATCGTTCGGACGCTGACGCCGCTGCTGTAG
- a CDS encoding secondary thiamine-phosphate synthase enzyme YjbQ codes for MVITKHLSIKTNGNTQILDTTDQVQQAVNDSGLLSGIAVLFAVGSTAGLTTLEYEPGLVQTDIKAAFERIAPKNDIYAHEDTWNDDNGHSHVRAALLGPSLTVPFTDGRLTLGTWQQLVLIDFDTRPRNRTIVCQILGENDSKKTPEL; via the coding sequence ATGGTAATCACCAAACATCTATCCATCAAAACAAACGGAAATACCCAGATTCTGGATACTACAGACCAGGTGCAGCAGGCCGTAAATGATTCCGGGCTCCTGTCCGGAATTGCCGTTCTGTTTGCCGTCGGTTCGACGGCGGGGCTTACCACGCTCGAGTATGAACCGGGTCTGGTTCAGACCGACATCAAAGCGGCCTTCGAACGAATCGCCCCCAAAAACGACATCTATGCCCACGAAGACACCTGGAATGACGACAACGGCCATTCCCATGTCCGCGCAGCGCTTCTGGGGCCTTCTCTGACTGTTCCCTTCACGGACGGGCGACTGACCCTCGGTACCTGGCAGCAGCTCGTCCTGATTGATTTTGATACACGGCCGAGAAACCGAACGATTGTCTGCCAGATTCTCGGGGAAAACGATTCAAAAAAAACGCCGGAATTGTAA
- the queC gene encoding 7-cyano-7-deazaguanine synthase QueC yields MNLQKKAVVLLSGGLDSATTLAIARHQGFCCYALSFRYGQRHTVEIEAAGAIAKALGALEHRIITIDLASFGGSALTDPAVEVPKTGLNLSSIPVTYVPVRNLIFLSYALAWAEVLKAFHIFIGANAVDYSGYPDCRPEFFEAFQKTANLAAAAAVEGKGIFQIHTPIIQMSKAEIIKTGLQLGVDYSLTHSCYDPSPEGLACGLCDSCRLRKKGFQEAGVPDPTKYVS; encoded by the coding sequence ATGAACCTGCAAAAAAAAGCCGTCGTTCTGCTCAGCGGAGGATTGGACTCGGCCACCACTCTGGCCATCGCCCGGCATCAGGGTTTCTGCTGTTATGCACTCAGTTTTCGCTACGGCCAACGGCATACGGTTGAAATCGAAGCCGCCGGCGCAATAGCCAAGGCCTTAGGGGCTCTCGAACATCGAATTATAACGATTGATTTGGCCTCGTTTGGCGGGTCCGCCTTAACAGACCCTGCTGTAGAGGTCCCGAAAACAGGACTAAATCTATCCTCAATCCCTGTCACGTATGTCCCAGTCCGAAATCTGATTTTTTTGTCGTACGCCCTTGCCTGGGCCGAAGTACTCAAGGCATTCCATATCTTTATTGGCGCCAATGCCGTCGATTACAGCGGCTATCCGGACTGTCGGCCGGAATTCTTCGAGGCATTCCAAAAAACAGCCAACCTTGCCGCCGCGGCCGCCGTCGAAGGCAAAGGAATCTTTCAAATCCATACCCCGATTATCCAGATGAGCAAAGCCGAAATCATCAAAACGGGACTCCAACTCGGCGTGGACTATTCCCTCACACACAGCTGCTATGACCCTTCGCCTGAGGGACTGGCCTGCGGTCTGTGCGATTCCTGTCGTCTGCGAAAAAAAGGATTTCAGGAAGCAGGCGTTCCGGACCCTACCAAATATGTTTCGTGA
- a CDS encoding PEGA domain-containing protein has protein sequence MKRPIYSNLCRGGVLAAVLLGLNGCVERRLTILTDPPDALVWLNDEEIGRTPVTVGFNWYGDYKVRIEKEGYEIIRTNKALKRPPEDYFPLDFLAEVLWPGTIRRDFAWSFALEPAVNPTAEQLLEQADAFRQRAGRDLPAAP, from the coding sequence ATGAAACGTCCGATTTATTCAAACTTATGCAGGGGGGGAGTGCTCGCTGCGGTCCTCTTGGGTCTGAACGGCTGTGTCGAACGGCGTCTGACGATTCTGACGGACCCGCCGGATGCACTGGTGTGGCTCAATGATGAAGAAATCGGCCGAACTCCGGTCACCGTCGGCTTTAACTGGTACGGAGACTACAAAGTCCGCATTGAAAAAGAAGGATATGAAATCATCCGCACCAACAAGGCCCTGAAGCGTCCGCCGGAAGATTATTTCCCCCTCGATTTTCTGGCGGAAGTGCTCTGGCCCGGCACCATTCGGCGGGACTTTGCGTGGAGTTTTGCCCTTGAGCCCGCTGTCAACCCGACGGCCGAGCAGCTGCTTGAACAGGCGGATGCCTTTCGCCAGAGAGCCGGCCGCGACCTTCCCGCCGCCCCCTGA
- a CDS encoding SDR family oxidoreductase has translation MTKMDLRGKTALITGSTGKIGRFLAESLAREGVQCLCQYHRQDRLANKLVQGIRRHGGRAFAFQSDFRDAEQIRRLFQEAGRYGPTDILIHSAGLFEKTPLKNCTEQQIEDLIHLNLTVPLLITRLFVKSRFSSGAKKPFAKVLFFADIGALRPWRDYSAYCAAKAGLIAATQSLAKELAPGIAVNAIAPGIVEGTIRNRQEAAERKKRIPLGRFVPMNDLMEAVLFLLKTDSITGEILTADGGAVL, from the coding sequence ATGACCAAAATGGATTTGCGAGGAAAAACGGCGCTGATTACCGGTTCGACCGGAAAAATCGGGCGATTTCTGGCGGAATCGCTGGCCCGGGAGGGGGTCCAGTGCCTCTGCCAGTATCATCGTCAAGACCGGTTGGCAAACAAGCTTGTTCAGGGCATCCGCCGACACGGCGGACGGGCCTTCGCCTTTCAATCGGACTTTCGGGATGCCGAGCAAATCCGCCGGCTGTTTCAGGAGGCTGGCAGATACGGTCCAACCGATATTTTGATTCATTCGGCGGGTCTTTTTGAGAAAACTCCGCTGAAAAACTGCACGGAACAGCAGATAGAAGACCTGATTCATCTGAATCTGACGGTTCCCCTGTTAATCACTCGTTTGTTTGTGAAGTCCCGGTTTTCCTCCGGTGCCAAAAAGCCTTTTGCCAAGGTTCTTTTTTTTGCAGATATTGGGGCCCTTCGCCCCTGGCGGGACTATTCCGCATACTGTGCAGCGAAGGCCGGTTTGATTGCTGCGACCCAGTCCCTGGCCAAAGAGCTGGCTCCCGGCATTGCGGTCAATGCAATTGCGCCGGGGATTGTCGAGGGGACAATCCGCAATCGCCAAGAAGCAGCCGAACGAAAGAAGAGAATTCCTTTGGGACGGTTTGTTCCGATGAACGATTTGATGGAGGCGGTCTTGTTTCTTCTCAAAACCGACTCGATCACCGGCGAGATTTTGACGGCTGACGGCGGGGCTGTGCTTTAA
- a CDS encoding response regulator, which translates to MNRRILIVDDQQDLLDLLQMSLEQHGYQVRTALCGQEALREIEKEPPDLILLDILLGDISGIQLTARLKNSEKTASIPIILLTAKDTETDIIVGLSVGADDYITKPFSMPVLLARMEAVLRRSRPIPSSVQEILAVGSVRVFPSGRQVFVEGKPVDLTPAEFAILTELIRAEGAVRSREELLKAAGPSSSGENERIVDVHVAALRKKLGPARNLIKTVHGQGYRISF; encoded by the coding sequence ATGAATCGAAGAATCTTGATTGTGGATGATCAGCAGGACCTGCTGGACCTGCTGCAGATGAGTCTGGAGCAGCACGGCTATCAGGTTCGCACGGCACTGTGCGGACAGGAAGCCCTCCGTGAAATTGAAAAAGAACCGCCGGATTTGATTCTGCTGGATATTCTGCTGGGGGATATTTCGGGCATTCAGCTGACGGCCCGGCTGAAGAACAGCGAAAAGACCGCCTCCATCCCGATTATCCTGCTGACCGCTAAGGATACGGAGACGGATATCATTGTCGGGCTGAGTGTCGGGGCGGATGACTACATCACCAAGCCGTTCAGCATGCCGGTGCTGCTGGCGCGGATGGAGGCTGTTCTGCGCCGAAGCCGGCCGATTCCGTCGAGTGTCCAGGAAATTCTTGCCGTCGGGTCGGTCCGCGTGTTCCCGTCGGGACGGCAGGTGTTTGTGGAAGGCAAGCCCGTGGACCTGACGCCGGCCGAGTTTGCCATCCTCACAGAACTTATCCGGGCGGAAGGGGCCGTTCGAAGCCGGGAAGAACTTTTGAAGGCGGCAGGCCCGTCTTCCTCCGGGGAAAACGAACGGATTGTGGACGTCCACGTGGCCGCTCTTCGCAAAAAACTGGGGCCCGCCCGCAATCTGATCAAGACCGTTCACGGCCAGGGCTATCGGATTTCTTTCTGA
- the queF gene encoding preQ(1) synthase, producing MSVEKPAIELFDNPYPRRDYVITIRCPEFTSVCPKTGQPDFGQILIEYIPDRKCIELKSLKYYLQSYRSRGVFYEHLTNEILDDLSGAAAPRWMRITSSFTPRGGITTDVRAEFRKRTRKRA from the coding sequence ATGAGTGTTGAAAAACCTGCGATTGAACTGTTCGATAATCCCTATCCTCGACGCGATTATGTGATTACCATCCGCTGTCCGGAATTTACGAGTGTATGTCCGAAGACCGGACAGCCCGATTTTGGGCAGATCCTCATTGAATATATCCCTGACCGCAAGTGCATAGAACTGAAAAGTCTGAAGTACTATCTGCAGAGCTATCGCAGCCGGGGCGTCTTTTATGAGCATTTGACTAATGAGATTCTGGATGACCTGTCCGGTGCGGCGGCTCCTCGATGGATGCGGATTACTTCTTCCTTTACTCCGCGGGGCGGGATTACGACGGACGTTCGGGCAGAATTTCGGAAAAGAACCCGCAAACGGGCTTAA